From Triticum aestivum cultivar Chinese Spring chromosome 4A, IWGSC CS RefSeq v2.1, whole genome shotgun sequence, a single genomic window includes:
- the LOC123085949 gene encoding GTPase Der isoform X1 — translation MAMPSTSYFSRPPIVHPTSKTPNPPRLLPLVSGAAAPRPLLPSFAPPAPGRGLRTAAAQQPAYENGEEEEDGEEDEEYYSEEEDEEELDVEAMEEEARRAAADLAAHLDRELRLDGDVREKRRTMRDKTSTSKHIPDSKLPKVAVIGRPNVGKSALFNRLVGGNRAIVVDEPGVTRDRLYGRSYWGDQEFMVIDTGGVITLSKSQAGVMEELAITTTVGMDGIPMASREAAIARMPSMIEKQAVAAVEEAAVLLFLVDGQAGLVAADIEIADWLRRNFSHKCIILAVNKCESPRKGQMQALEFWSLGFTPLPISAITGTGTGELLDMVCSELKKFEALQVLEELDDVEEDENHVPAISIVGRPNVGKSSILNALVGEDRTIVSPVSGTTRDAIDTELTIKDGQKYKLIDTAGIRRRAAVASAGSTTETLSVKRAFSAIRRSDVVALVIEAMACVSEQDYKIAERIEKEGKACVIVVNKWDTIPNKNNESTTHYEQDVREKLRVLDWAPIVYCSAINGNSVEKIISAASLVEEERSRRLGTSILNQVVREAVAFKAPPRTRGGKRGRVYYTTQAAVRPPTFVLFVNDAKLFPEPYRRYMHKQLRSDAGFPGTPIRLLWRSRKRTDRQQRRSNTEARSALVALS, via the exons ATGGCCATGCCCTCCACTTCTTACTTCTCGCGGCCGCCTATCGTGCACCCCACCTCCAAAACTCCGAACCCTCCCCGACTGCTGCCGCTCGTCTCCGGGGCTGCTGCCCCTCGCCCGCTGCTGCCCTCCTTCGCTCCGCCCGCGCCCGGTCGCGGGCTCCGGACCGCCGCCGCCCAACAACCCGCCTACGAAaatggagaggaggaagaagatggggaggaggatgaggagtattacagcgaggaggaggatgaagaggaaTTGGACGTGGAGGCGATGGAGGAAGaggcgcgccgcgccgccgccgacctcgccgcgcACCTCGACCGCGAGCTCCGCCTCG ATGGTGATGTTCGGGAGAAAAGAAGAACCATGAGGGATAAGACATCAACATCTAAACAT ATCCCAGACAGTAAGCTTCCAAAGGTGGCTGTTATTGGTAGACCTAATGTGGGTAAATCTGCACTATTCAATCGGCTTGTCGGG GGCAACAGGGCTATCGTTGTTGATGAACCTGGTGTAACAAGGGATCGTTTGTATGGACGATCTTATTGGGGTGATCAAGAGTTTATGGTTATTGATACTGGGGGTGTGATTACTCTATCGAAGTCTCAAGCAGGTGTAATGGAAGAACTTGCCATTACAACTACTGTTGGTATGGATGGGATTCCAATGGCCTCTCGAGAAGCTGCTATTGCTAGGATGCCATCAATGATTGAGAAGCAAGCTGTTGCTGCTGTTGAAGAAGCAGCTGTCCTTCTTTTCCTTGTGGATGGTCAG GCTGGGCTTGTGGCAGCTGATATAGAAATTGCTGATTGGTTACGTCGCAACTTCTCACACAAGTGCATCATACTTGCTGTAAACAAGTGTGAATCACCACGGAAAGGGCAAATGCAAGCATTAGAATTTTGGTCATTAGG GTTTACACCTTTACCAATATCTGCTATTACCGGCACTGGAACTGGAGAGCTCCTGGATATGGTCTGTTCGGAGCTGAAAAAGTTCGAG GCATTACAGGTACTAGAAGAATTGGATGATGTTGAAGAAGACGAAAACCATGTCCCTGCTATTTCTATTGTTGGAAGACCAAATGTTGGGAAAAGTAGCATTCTAAATGCTTTGGTTGGAGAAGATAGAACTATTGTGAGCCCAGTTAGTGGTACCACCCGTGATGCCATTGATACTGAGTTAACCATAAAGGATGGGCAG AAATACAAACTCATCGATACGGCTGGCATCCGACGGAGAGCAGCAGTTGCTTCTGCTGGCAGCACAACTGAAACACTTTCAGTAAAACGTGCATTTAGTGCAATTCGTCGATCTGATGTAGTTGCCCTTGTTATTGAAGCGATGGCCTGTGTCTCGGAGCAG GATTATAAAATTGCAGAAAGGATTGAGAAAGAGGGAAAGGCATGTGTCATTGTTGTGAACAAGTGGGATACAATCCCAAACAAGAACAATGAGAGTACTACACATTATGAACAGGATGTAAGAGAGAAGCTTCGTGTACTTGACTGGGCACCTATTGTTTACTGTTCTGCGATAAATGGGAACAGCGTTGAGAA GATTATTTCTGCTGCTTCTTTGGTTGAAGAGGAAAGGTCTAGAAGACTTGGCACCTCTATTCTTAACCAAGTGGTTAGAGAAGCTGTAGCATTCAAAGCACCACCACGAACAAGAGGCGGCAAAAGAGGCCGTGTTTATTACACAACACAG GCTGCTGTTCGTCCACCAACATTTGTTCTCTTCGTCAATGACGCAAAACTTTTCCCTGAGCCGTATCGGCGGTACATGCACAAGCAGCTCCGGTCTGATGCTGGATTCCCAGGCACGCCCATTCGCCTACTGTGGCGTAGCAGGAAGCGGACTGATAGGCAACAGAGGAGATCAAATACGGAAGCTCGCAGTGCGCTTGTAGCGTTGAGTTAG
- the LOC123085949 gene encoding GTPase Der isoform X2 — protein sequence MAMPSTSYFSRPPIVHPTSKTPNPPRLLPLVSGAAAPRPLLPSFAPPAPGRGLRTAAAQQPAYENGEEEEDGEEDEEYYSEEEDEEELDVEAMEEEARRAAADLAAHLDRELRLDGDVREKRRTMRDKTSTSKHIPDSKLPKVAVIGRPNVGKSALFNRLVGGNRAIVVDEPGVTRDRLYGRSYWGDQEFMVIDTGGVITLSKSQAGVMEELAITTTVGMDGIPMASREAAIARMPSMIEKQAVAAVEEAAVLLFLVDGQAGLVAADIEIADWLRRNFSHKCIILAVNKCESPRKGQMQALEFWSLGFTPLPISAITGTGTGELLDMVCSELKKFEVLEELDDVEEDENHVPAISIVGRPNVGKSSILNALVGEDRTIVSPVSGTTRDAIDTELTIKDGQKYKLIDTAGIRRRAAVASAGSTTETLSVKRAFSAIRRSDVVALVIEAMACVSEQDYKIAERIEKEGKACVIVVNKWDTIPNKNNESTTHYEQDVREKLRVLDWAPIVYCSAINGNSVEKIISAASLVEEERSRRLGTSILNQVVREAVAFKAPPRTRGGKRGRVYYTTQAAVRPPTFVLFVNDAKLFPEPYRRYMHKQLRSDAGFPGTPIRLLWRSRKRTDRQQRRSNTEARSALVALS from the exons ATGGCCATGCCCTCCACTTCTTACTTCTCGCGGCCGCCTATCGTGCACCCCACCTCCAAAACTCCGAACCCTCCCCGACTGCTGCCGCTCGTCTCCGGGGCTGCTGCCCCTCGCCCGCTGCTGCCCTCCTTCGCTCCGCCCGCGCCCGGTCGCGGGCTCCGGACCGCCGCCGCCCAACAACCCGCCTACGAAaatggagaggaggaagaagatggggaggaggatgaggagtattacagcgaggaggaggatgaagaggaaTTGGACGTGGAGGCGATGGAGGAAGaggcgcgccgcgccgccgccgacctcgccgcgcACCTCGACCGCGAGCTCCGCCTCG ATGGTGATGTTCGGGAGAAAAGAAGAACCATGAGGGATAAGACATCAACATCTAAACAT ATCCCAGACAGTAAGCTTCCAAAGGTGGCTGTTATTGGTAGACCTAATGTGGGTAAATCTGCACTATTCAATCGGCTTGTCGGG GGCAACAGGGCTATCGTTGTTGATGAACCTGGTGTAACAAGGGATCGTTTGTATGGACGATCTTATTGGGGTGATCAAGAGTTTATGGTTATTGATACTGGGGGTGTGATTACTCTATCGAAGTCTCAAGCAGGTGTAATGGAAGAACTTGCCATTACAACTACTGTTGGTATGGATGGGATTCCAATGGCCTCTCGAGAAGCTGCTATTGCTAGGATGCCATCAATGATTGAGAAGCAAGCTGTTGCTGCTGTTGAAGAAGCAGCTGTCCTTCTTTTCCTTGTGGATGGTCAG GCTGGGCTTGTGGCAGCTGATATAGAAATTGCTGATTGGTTACGTCGCAACTTCTCACACAAGTGCATCATACTTGCTGTAAACAAGTGTGAATCACCACGGAAAGGGCAAATGCAAGCATTAGAATTTTGGTCATTAGG GTTTACACCTTTACCAATATCTGCTATTACCGGCACTGGAACTGGAGAGCTCCTGGATATGGTCTGTTCGGAGCTGAAAAAGTTCGAG GTACTAGAAGAATTGGATGATGTTGAAGAAGACGAAAACCATGTCCCTGCTATTTCTATTGTTGGAAGACCAAATGTTGGGAAAAGTAGCATTCTAAATGCTTTGGTTGGAGAAGATAGAACTATTGTGAGCCCAGTTAGTGGTACCACCCGTGATGCCATTGATACTGAGTTAACCATAAAGGATGGGCAG AAATACAAACTCATCGATACGGCTGGCATCCGACGGAGAGCAGCAGTTGCTTCTGCTGGCAGCACAACTGAAACACTTTCAGTAAAACGTGCATTTAGTGCAATTCGTCGATCTGATGTAGTTGCCCTTGTTATTGAAGCGATGGCCTGTGTCTCGGAGCAG GATTATAAAATTGCAGAAAGGATTGAGAAAGAGGGAAAGGCATGTGTCATTGTTGTGAACAAGTGGGATACAATCCCAAACAAGAACAATGAGAGTACTACACATTATGAACAGGATGTAAGAGAGAAGCTTCGTGTACTTGACTGGGCACCTATTGTTTACTGTTCTGCGATAAATGGGAACAGCGTTGAGAA GATTATTTCTGCTGCTTCTTTGGTTGAAGAGGAAAGGTCTAGAAGACTTGGCACCTCTATTCTTAACCAAGTGGTTAGAGAAGCTGTAGCATTCAAAGCACCACCACGAACAAGAGGCGGCAAAAGAGGCCGTGTTTATTACACAACACAG GCTGCTGTTCGTCCACCAACATTTGTTCTCTTCGTCAATGACGCAAAACTTTTCCCTGAGCCGTATCGGCGGTACATGCACAAGCAGCTCCGGTCTGATGCTGGATTCCCAGGCACGCCCATTCGCCTACTGTGGCGTAGCAGGAAGCGGACTGATAGGCAACAGAGGAGATCAAATACGGAAGCTCGCAGTGCGCTTGTAGCGTTGAGTTAG